The following proteins come from a genomic window of Geomonas sp. RF6:
- the pal gene encoding peptidoglycan-associated lipoprotein Pal has protein sequence MKKSIYRFLPVLLVATLAFAGCAKQQVIKKDEPLPTSVTRNETPATSSQVSPPLPSEKNDKAAKGAPTQQQGVGMTQQDLAAQPVKADLEKTLNKVYFNLDSYALDDAARSVLTKNLEILQKDPLRKIRIEGHCDERGSDEYNLALGERRAQAAARYLSALGVAPERLSVISYGKEKPADPGHDEKAWRLNRRDEFIVQ, from the coding sequence ATGAAAAAGTCCATCTACCGCTTTCTGCCGGTACTTCTCGTTGCCACCCTTGCCTTTGCAGGCTGCGCGAAGCAGCAGGTGATTAAAAAGGACGAGCCACTCCCCACCTCTGTCACCAGGAATGAGACACCTGCTACGTCCAGTCAGGTATCTCCCCCCCTGCCGAGCGAAAAGAACGATAAAGCTGCCAAGGGCGCACCCACACAGCAGCAAGGAGTTGGAATGACACAGCAGGACCTTGCCGCACAACCCGTTAAAGCCGACCTGGAAAAAACACTGAATAAGGTCTATTTCAACCTCGACTCCTACGCTCTGGACGACGCCGCCCGGTCGGTACTCACGAAGAATCTCGAAATATTGCAGAAGGATCCGCTGCGCAAGATACGGATAGAGGGACACTGTGACGAGCGAGGCTCAGATGAGTACAACCTCGCTCTTGGAGAACGTCGTGCCCAGGCTGCCGCACGGTACCTCTCGGCTCTCGGCGTGGCACCGGAGCGCCTTTCCGTCATCAGCTACGGAAAGGAGAAGCCGGCTGACCCGGGGCATGACGAGAAGGCTTGGAGGCTAAACCGCCGCGACGAGTTCATCGTCCAGTAG
- a CDS encoding cytochrome-c peroxidase has product MISTKLLVVVPFVFAAVTAGAADLSPVETLGKKLFFDPSLSNPPGQSCADCHDPSVGWTGPDSAINAAGAVYEGAIHTRFGNRRPPTAAYAGYAPILQKCDCMGGGGMGGSQTCSGMCSGSMGGGGMGGGMGGGMGGGMGSGSSGAFMGGIFYDGRATGWTLGDPVAEQAQGPFLNPLEQGNPNAKHVCLNVMRTDYALLFEQVWGPGSLDCVKNVDGTYERIARSIAAFERSGEVSLFSSKFDTFWKNSQGKMPPVPMINSMNWTRFRNRGLSDVELKGLAIFNGKGKCSTCHTLQPMNGSALPLFTDFGYHNLGIPKNPANPFYTMPRKWNPDGEKWIDQGLGGFMAKTAGIESSSGASTDYTAFAAVNKGKHRTPTLRNVDKRPNDQFTKAYGHNGYFKSLQEMVHFYNLRDVLPLCKTPNPPTDAMGGATCFPAPEVDENINRTQLGNLGLDQADGMALIAFLKTLSDGYVAP; this is encoded by the coding sequence ATGATCTCTACGAAGCTGCTGGTAGTGGTTCCTTTTGTGTTTGCCGCAGTCACTGCCGGTGCCGCAGATCTTTCACCGGTGGAGACACTTGGAAAGAAGCTATTCTTCGATCCATCCCTCTCCAATCCCCCCGGCCAATCGTGCGCCGACTGCCATGATCCATCCGTAGGGTGGACGGGACCGGATTCCGCCATAAACGCCGCGGGAGCGGTGTATGAAGGAGCCATCCACACCCGGTTCGGTAACCGCAGGCCCCCAACTGCCGCCTACGCCGGCTATGCCCCGATCCTGCAGAAGTGCGACTGCATGGGCGGTGGCGGAATGGGGGGCTCTCAGACGTGCAGCGGCATGTGCAGCGGCAGTATGGGGGGCGGCGGCATGGGCGGCGGTATGGGCGGCGGTATGGGAGGAGGCATGGGGAGTGGAAGTAGCGGTGCCTTTATGGGAGGCATCTTCTATGATGGGCGTGCCACCGGGTGGACTCTCGGTGACCCGGTGGCCGAACAGGCTCAGGGCCCATTCCTGAATCCGCTGGAGCAGGGGAACCCCAATGCGAAGCACGTCTGTCTCAACGTAATGAGAACCGACTACGCACTCCTCTTCGAGCAGGTCTGGGGTCCCGGTTCCCTTGACTGCGTCAAGAATGTGGACGGCACGTACGAGCGCATAGCCCGGTCCATAGCGGCGTTCGAGCGCTCCGGCGAGGTAAGCCTGTTCAGCTCCAAGTTCGACACCTTCTGGAAGAACTCTCAGGGAAAAATGCCTCCGGTGCCGATGATAAACTCAATGAACTGGACCAGATTCAGGAACCGTGGGCTTTCAGACGTGGAGCTAAAAGGGCTCGCGATCTTCAACGGCAAGGGGAAGTGCTCAACGTGCCATACCCTGCAACCTATGAATGGCAGCGCCTTACCCCTCTTCACCGACTTCGGATATCATAACCTCGGAATACCGAAGAACCCGGCCAATCCCTTCTACACCATGCCACGCAAGTGGAATCCTGACGGTGAAAAGTGGATCGATCAGGGGCTCGGGGGCTTTATGGCCAAGACAGCTGGGATAGAGAGCTCGAGCGGCGCCTCGACAGACTACACTGCCTTTGCAGCCGTCAACAAAGGGAAGCACAGGACGCCGACGCTTCGCAACGTCGACAAGAGGCCGAACGACCAGTTCACGAAGGCTTACGGGCACAACGGATACTTCAAGAGCTTGCAGGAAATGGTGCACTTCTACAACTTGAGGGATGTGCTGCCTCTCTGCAAAACGCCCAACCCTCCGACCGATGCAATGGGAGGCGCCACGTGCTTCCCGGCGCCGGAGGTAGACGAAAATATCAACCGGACTCAGTTGGGGAACCTTGGTCTTGATCAAGCAGACGGAATGGCTCTGATTGCTTTCCTGAAGACGCTTTCCGACGGTTACGTAGCCCCCTAG
- a CDS encoding sensor histidine kinase — translation MIELQLAHEELCKTNASLEQAVSERTRELSLTVEDLKREVAQRTKLALDLQVETAERLRVQVELREKDLMLMQQSRLAAMGEMIGNIAHQWRQPLNRLGLLAQDVLLTHEAGGADGTYLEDHVKKTMETIHHMSQTIEDFRNFFRPDKEKTRFDGVDAIETTLSLLEEGLKSQHVITEIDRSGDAFVFGFPNEYKQVLINIVANARDAFAERKTPHPHIRFTAWSEEGTSYVTVSDNAGGIPEEIIDRLFEPYFTTKEPDKGTGLGLYMSRMIIERNMGGRLTARNIVGGAEFIIATPSTG, via the coding sequence TTGATCGAGCTGCAGCTTGCACACGAGGAGTTGTGCAAAACCAACGCCTCTCTTGAGCAGGCCGTTTCCGAGCGCACACGGGAGCTCTCTCTCACCGTCGAAGATCTAAAGAGGGAGGTAGCACAACGCACCAAGCTCGCACTCGACCTGCAAGTCGAAACGGCGGAGCGCCTGCGCGTCCAGGTCGAACTGCGCGAGAAGGACCTTATGCTAATGCAACAGAGCCGACTAGCGGCCATGGGGGAGATGATAGGTAACATTGCACACCAGTGGCGCCAGCCGCTGAATAGACTCGGGCTACTTGCTCAGGACGTGCTCCTGACGCATGAGGCGGGAGGCGCTGATGGGACCTATCTTGAGGACCATGTGAAGAAGACGATGGAGACAATTCATCACATGTCGCAGACAATCGAAGATTTCAGGAACTTCTTCAGGCCGGACAAAGAGAAGACCAGGTTTGATGGCGTCGATGCGATTGAGACTACCCTCTCTCTCCTGGAAGAGGGCCTAAAGAGCCAGCACGTCATAACCGAGATCGACCGGAGCGGGGACGCGTTCGTCTTTGGGTTCCCCAACGAGTACAAGCAGGTTCTGATCAACATCGTTGCCAATGCCAGAGATGCCTTTGCCGAGAGGAAGACGCCTCATCCGCACATCAGATTCACCGCCTGGAGTGAGGAAGGCACCTCATATGTCACTGTCTCCGACAACGCAGGAGGAATTCCTGAAGAAATCATTGACCGCTTATTCGAGCCTTACTTCACCACGAAGGAGCCCGACAAGGGGACTGGACTGGGACTCTACATGTCGAGGATGATCATTGAAAGAAACATGGGAGGAAGGCTGACAGCCCGCAATATAGTGGGCGGCGCCGAGTTCATTATAGCCACGCCAAGCACTGGTTAA
- a CDS encoding TolC family protein: protein MRCTIARASIFLVGLLLEATASIAAEDSVTLDEAIQRALASNHLIKAASSTMKAAEASVDVARTRYLPSVFLDSGALVSTTPSRVFMMKLDEGRIAPATDFAPSNLNHPSPRGDFQTSFTLQQPLVDFSIRSAVDAAEKDAASADLSLQIQKEQVTLRVYEAYLEVRRAKAFVGVAEQGVADAGEHARLAATRHTNGLGLKSDELRTRASVAEAQQKLVGAQHDLTVAKLRLNLLTGGNDGILLDIAGEPGVPDPSGPENLVQLALMNRPDLKAGRTAVEKGEVGVRQAQRAYYPTVYASAGYQLNDRDVPFGNDNDSWNAGINLRWELFDGTRRSHEKARALAARDAAAAMLENERREVALQVRESLLRRSEARLKLDSARAALSAAEEDVRLVRKRYENGLASVVELMDAETALNTARANVVEVGNGLLKATAHVYYAAGVLLKEVTK from the coding sequence ATGCGCTGTACCATAGCGAGGGCATCTATATTTCTGGTGGGACTCCTCCTTGAGGCGACTGCCAGCATTGCGGCGGAAGACTCGGTCACTCTTGACGAGGCTATCCAGAGGGCACTTGCGAGCAACCACCTTATAAAGGCTGCATCTTCGACCATGAAGGCAGCCGAAGCATCTGTTGACGTTGCGCGAACCAGGTATCTTCCAAGCGTCTTTCTGGATAGCGGCGCGCTAGTCTCTACAACTCCGAGTCGTGTTTTCATGATGAAGCTTGACGAGGGGCGCATCGCTCCAGCCACTGATTTCGCACCGAGCAACCTTAACCACCCTTCCCCCCGCGGCGACTTCCAGACGTCATTCACGCTACAGCAGCCGCTCGTCGACTTCTCCATACGATCTGCCGTCGACGCCGCAGAAAAGGACGCCGCGAGTGCCGACCTGTCGCTGCAGATTCAAAAAGAGCAGGTTACTCTGCGGGTCTACGAGGCGTATCTGGAGGTACGACGTGCCAAGGCTTTCGTTGGGGTTGCCGAGCAGGGGGTGGCCGATGCCGGGGAACATGCACGTCTTGCGGCAACCCGCCACACCAATGGCCTGGGACTCAAGTCTGATGAACTGCGGACCAGGGCCTCAGTCGCGGAAGCCCAGCAGAAGCTCGTGGGAGCGCAGCACGACCTTACCGTTGCCAAGCTGCGCCTCAATCTGCTGACTGGCGGGAACGACGGCATCCTCCTCGACATAGCCGGAGAGCCCGGAGTACCGGACCCGTCCGGTCCTGAAAACTTGGTGCAGCTTGCCCTTATGAACCGCCCCGACCTCAAGGCAGGGAGGACGGCGGTGGAGAAAGGAGAGGTAGGAGTGCGCCAGGCACAGCGTGCCTACTACCCCACGGTATACGCGAGCGCCGGCTACCAGCTAAACGATAGGGACGTGCCCTTTGGCAACGACAATGACTCGTGGAATGCCGGCATCAACCTGAGGTGGGAGCTTTTCGACGGGACGCGTCGATCTCACGAAAAGGCCCGGGCTCTCGCCGCAAGAGACGCTGCGGCAGCGATGCTGGAAAATGAGCGGCGCGAGGTGGCACTTCAGGTGAGGGAAAGCCTGCTGCGCCGCTCAGAAGCGCGGCTCAAGCTCGATTCCGCCCGTGCCGCACTCTCCGCCGCAGAGGAAGACGTCCGGTTGGTGCGCAAGCGCTACGAAAACGGCCTCGCTTCCGTAGTGGAATTGATGGACGCCGAAACAGCTCTCAACACCGCTCGTGCCAACGTCGTGGAGGTCGGAAACGGCCTTCTGAAGGCTACCGCTCATGTCTACTACGCCGCCGGCGTCCTGCTCAAGGAGGTGACTAAATGA
- a CDS encoding sulfite exporter TauE/SafE family protein, translated as MTLLEFDLLVLSISIIAGILGSLLGLGGGIIVIPALTLLFKIDIRYAIGASVVSVIATSSSAAAAYVRERMTNVRVAMVLELATTSGALTGAYLAGLLEGRWLYIIFAVMMAYSSFVMLRKRKETATMITKAAPWADYLRLHSSYFDKATGEEVRYRVVSTRIGLALMYGAGIVSGLLGIGSGALKVPAMDLAMRLPIKVSTATSNFMIGVTAAASAGVYFMRGDIDPYIAAPVATGVLIGAAIGPRIMGQITSTSLRVFFVLTLLVISVQMLLKGVRG; from the coding sequence ATGACCCTGCTTGAATTTGATTTACTGGTTTTATCGATCTCCATCATCGCGGGGATCCTCGGCTCCCTTCTAGGACTGGGCGGAGGTATCATCGTTATCCCGGCGCTGACCCTGCTGTTCAAGATCGATATCCGGTACGCCATCGGCGCCTCCGTAGTCTCCGTCATCGCCACTTCGAGCAGTGCGGCGGCAGCGTACGTGCGGGAGCGTATGACGAACGTACGCGTCGCCATGGTCCTTGAACTCGCGACTACGTCCGGCGCGCTGACGGGAGCGTACCTTGCGGGACTTCTCGAAGGGCGGTGGCTGTACATCATCTTTGCGGTCATGATGGCGTACTCCTCCTTCGTGATGCTGCGCAAGAGGAAGGAAACAGCCACCATGATCACCAAGGCGGCCCCGTGGGCCGACTACCTCCGTTTGCACAGCAGCTACTTCGACAAGGCCACCGGCGAAGAGGTGCGGTACCGGGTGGTGAGTACGCGGATCGGGCTCGCTCTCATGTATGGAGCCGGCATCGTCAGCGGGCTTCTCGGCATAGGCTCCGGAGCACTCAAGGTGCCGGCGATGGACCTCGCGATGCGCCTTCCTATAAAAGTGTCCACAGCAACCAGCAATTTCATGATCGGCGTCACGGCTGCCGCCAGTGCCGGCGTCTACTTCATGAGAGGCGACATCGACCCGTACATAGCGGCCCCTGTGGCAACCGGTGTCCTCATTGGCGCGGCAATCGGACCGCGGATCATGGGGCAGATCACATCCACCTCTCTTCGGGTCTTCTTTGTGCTGACACTGCTCGTCATCTCCGTTCAGATGTTGTTGAAAGGGGTGCGCGGATGA
- a CDS encoding TetR/AcrR family transcriptional regulator, which translates to MIAKKSTKIRKEEIIQAALDVIGRGGVRALTIATLAEAAGMSEANIYRHFGRKDDVFTAVAEYISSAVMEKAATIAMERLSPITKMEAIFFSHMRLIQERPGVPRFVFSEEVHIGNEKVAQTLSSRIGNYIETVTGLVSAGIQEGELKAELSSRETAATMIGMIQFTALRWTIGGGDFDISVEAARLWKNFYNIIRTAPEMTDSLR; encoded by the coding sequence ATGATAGCAAAAAAGAGCACTAAAATCAGGAAGGAAGAAATCATCCAGGCTGCACTCGATGTGATCGGCAGAGGAGGCGTGCGAGCCCTCACCATAGCTACACTCGCCGAAGCCGCCGGCATGAGCGAAGCGAACATCTACCGGCACTTCGGGAGGAAGGATGACGTCTTCACGGCAGTTGCAGAGTACATCTCCTCGGCCGTGATGGAAAAGGCCGCGACGATAGCGATGGAGAGGCTGTCTCCGATTACCAAGATGGAGGCGATCTTTTTCTCCCACATGCGCCTCATTCAGGAACGCCCCGGCGTGCCGAGATTTGTCTTTTCCGAGGAGGTCCACATTGGCAACGAGAAGGTGGCGCAGACCCTTTCGTCCAGGATCGGGAACTACATCGAGACGGTAACTGGGCTCGTATCGGCGGGGATCCAGGAAGGAGAGTTGAAGGCGGAACTCTCCTCGCGGGAAACGGCTGCCACCATGATCGGGATGATCCAGTTCACGGCGCTTCGCTGGACGATCGGAGGGGGGGACTTCGACATCAGCGTAGAGGCGGCAAGACTGTGGAAGAATTTCTACAACATCATTCGCACGGCACCAGAGATGACGGATTCATTGAGATAG
- a CDS encoding Rossmann-like domain-containing protein produces the protein MSATVKALGGAHDPEAYAGTGITHVAGVRVRDGETVLRVVSEGGGAQLMKPYLDFLTVLL, from the coding sequence TTGTCTGCGACAGTAAAAGCTCTTGGTGGCGCGCACGACCCTGAGGCTTACGCTGGCACCGGGATAACACACGTCGCGGGAGTCAGGGTTCGTGACGGGGAGACTGTATTGCGGGTGGTCTCGGAGGGGGGCGGGGCACAGCTAATGAAGCCATATCTGGACTTCTTAACGGTGCTTCTTTGA
- a CDS encoding DUF1634 domain-containing protein, which translates to MRQKEELQVNVVEEERIRQVELAISQLLRIGVILSLLLIVGGTIVTFCRHPLYVSSTDVLQRLTEPGAAFPHTLRDVVAGLRELRGLAIVTVGLLLLIATPVLRVAISILGFIYQGDRVFTAITTVVLGLLLLSLVLGKVG; encoded by the coding sequence ATGAGGCAGAAGGAAGAGCTCCAGGTCAATGTCGTCGAGGAGGAGCGGATCCGGCAGGTGGAATTGGCCATCAGCCAACTTCTGCGCATCGGAGTCATCCTGAGCCTTCTGCTCATAGTCGGCGGCACAATCGTCACCTTTTGTCGCCATCCCCTCTATGTTTCGTCAACAGACGTCCTGCAAAGGCTTACTGAACCTGGTGCCGCCTTTCCACATACCTTGCGGGATGTTGTCGCCGGCCTGCGGGAGTTGAGAGGGCTCGCAATCGTTACGGTCGGCTTGCTGCTTCTGATAGCAACGCCGGTATTGCGTGTCGCAATTTCGATCCTCGGCTTCATCTACCAGGGGGACCGCGTCTTCACCGCGATCACAACTGTTGTGCTGGGGCTTTTACTGCTGTCACTTGTGTTGGGGAAAGTGGGGTGA
- a CDS encoding helix-turn-helix domain-containing protein, whose translation MAAARELGIHKTTLFRRMKRLGISFPEDDGRSRER comes from the coding sequence CTGGCTGCGGCACGGGAACTCGGAATCCACAAGACGACACTGTTCAGGAGGATGAAACGCCTTGGCATATCCTTTCCGGAGGATGACGGACGGTCCCGGGAAAGGTAG
- a CDS encoding J domain-containing protein produces MTYTQLREALQVLGLGDRASLRQIKRRHRELIKAHHPDASPDADPEMIRKVNAAYRVIDEYVTAYRYSFCEEEFYEQNPDEQLRRQFMDDPFWGKG; encoded by the coding sequence ATGACCTATACGCAACTACGCGAAGCCCTGCAGGTTCTTGGCTTGGGCGACCGCGCTTCGCTGCGGCAGATCAAGCGGCGACACCGGGAGTTGATCAAGGCGCACCACCCCGACGCATCTCCCGATGCGGACCCGGAAATGATCCGCAAAGTAAACGCGGCCTACCGTGTGATAGACGAGTACGTTACGGCGTATCGCTACTCATTTTGCGAGGAAGAGTTCTATGAGCAGAATCCGGACGAGCAGTTGAGGCGCCAATTTATGGACGATCCGTTTTGGGGGAAGGGGTAG
- a CDS encoding tetratricopeptide repeat protein: MKRHSMHRLFFLLLPFVFVSSGFTWSSKGEEPCDTAKKVIDGISDVTPAADRSSAQKKVAKLCKEGAAADYLKGVDLEAAREVEDAISAYRSALKKDPSLPDAHGRLGLLLLQTGKREEGSVELFRAVRQKKSPLYAKALGGLFLKGKLYSLALESFKEGMPALKEDVALFNGMGRGYLGLADTAKAGEMFSEALRLDAANEVAHLGLAQVCEQEKKYKEAVSHLRSALAMTPDNRESHYRLGQLLEKMGETAEAEKEFGAAGVARNASPPDHLDLAARYSASGAYDRAAAEYDAALLQNPQMPGIREKLGDARMAAGHDLEAIAAFEDAMQRKEGSDRTCYKLGILNERKGDLDEAVTRFEEAIRLNNGNGDARRHLAEIHGLRGNVQEAIDEYRELIRRHGENPLNYFKLARLLEKKRDYKGATDAYLKAIALDADNIEAHREVARLYLRKKDPAEAEKHLREVLRLKPDDSAVRASLVSILLKQRRFDETTLLLEEEAKLTPANPESHYRLATIYAYRQKDDAAVGEFKKAVELKPDHARALNGLGKLYLKLDRQQEARDAFAAARKADPNLIMPVSFERGLDRDNPRPVVKKKAKKHPKSHPQAKRKKSAKKKRERR, encoded by the coding sequence GTGAAGAGACATTCCATGCATCGGCTCTTCTTCCTTTTGCTCCCGTTTGTTTTTGTCAGCTCCGGGTTCACCTGGAGTTCAAAAGGGGAAGAGCCCTGCGATACAGCAAAAAAAGTGATTGATGGCATATCGGACGTGACGCCGGCGGCGGACCGGAGTTCGGCGCAAAAGAAGGTTGCGAAACTCTGTAAAGAAGGCGCAGCAGCGGATTACCTGAAAGGAGTTGATCTGGAGGCGGCCAGGGAGGTCGAAGATGCCATCTCCGCCTACCGGTCCGCGCTGAAAAAAGATCCTTCGCTGCCCGATGCCCATGGGCGGCTGGGCCTTCTCCTCTTGCAGACAGGAAAGAGAGAAGAGGGTTCGGTTGAGCTTTTTCGGGCGGTGCGGCAGAAGAAATCGCCTTTGTACGCCAAGGCCCTCGGCGGGCTCTTCCTGAAAGGTAAACTGTACTCCCTGGCCCTGGAGAGTTTCAAAGAGGGCATGCCGGCTTTGAAAGAAGACGTTGCCCTATTCAACGGGATGGGACGCGGCTATCTCGGGCTCGCCGACACGGCCAAGGCTGGCGAGATGTTCTCGGAGGCGCTGCGTCTTGATGCCGCGAACGAGGTCGCACACCTGGGGCTAGCACAGGTTTGTGAACAGGAGAAAAAGTATAAAGAAGCAGTCTCCCACCTCCGTTCCGCCCTTGCCATGACTCCGGATAATCGGGAGAGCCATTACCGACTCGGCCAGCTCCTTGAGAAGATGGGAGAAACCGCGGAGGCAGAAAAGGAATTTGGAGCCGCAGGGGTGGCGCGGAACGCCTCTCCCCCGGATCATCTGGACCTGGCCGCGCGCTACAGCGCCTCCGGGGCATACGACAGGGCTGCTGCCGAGTACGATGCAGCGCTGCTCCAGAATCCCCAGATGCCTGGAATTCGAGAAAAACTCGGGGATGCCCGCATGGCCGCGGGGCACGATCTGGAGGCGATCGCGGCCTTTGAAGACGCAATGCAGCGGAAGGAAGGCAGCGATCGCACCTGTTACAAGCTCGGCATTCTCAACGAGAGGAAGGGAGACTTGGACGAGGCGGTAACGCGCTTCGAGGAGGCCATCCGGCTTAACAATGGCAACGGCGACGCGCGCCGTCACCTGGCGGAGATCCACGGACTGCGCGGCAACGTGCAGGAGGCAATCGATGAATACCGCGAACTGATCCGCCGCCATGGGGAGAATCCCCTCAACTACTTCAAGCTCGCCCGGCTTCTGGAGAAAAAGCGGGACTATAAGGGTGCTACCGACGCCTACTTAAAGGCCATTGCACTCGACGCAGACAATATCGAAGCCCACCGGGAGGTGGCTCGACTATATTTGAGGAAAAAGGACCCTGCCGAGGCTGAGAAACACCTGCGGGAAGTGCTGCGCCTGAAGCCCGACGATTCGGCGGTGCGGGCGAGCCTCGTTTCCATTCTGCTTAAACAGCGGCGATTTGACGAGACGACGCTGCTCCTGGAGGAGGAGGCGAAGCTCACCCCGGCAAACCCGGAGAGCCACTACCGACTGGCGACAATATACGCGTACAGGCAAAAAGACGACGCCGCCGTGGGGGAGTTCAAAAAGGCGGTAGAGCTCAAGCCCGATCATGCCCGGGCACTTAACGGACTGGGGAAGCTCTACCTGAAACTGGACAGGCAACAAGAGGCGAGGGACGCATTTGCAGCCGCCCGCAAAGCCGATCCCAATCTCATCATGCCGGTGAGCTTCGAGCGTGGCCTTGACCGCGACAACCCACGCCCCGTGGTTAAGAAGAAAGCTAAGAAACATCCGAAGTCTCACCCACAGGCAAAGCGGAAAAAATCAGCCAAGAAAAAGCGGGAGCGGAGGTAA
- a CDS encoding ABC1 kinase family protein — protein MGGVITERKTGLLRTTPRLLQILRVLIRHKFLGAIRGKNHFPEPKEVRTTFEELGLTFLKLGQVLALRRDLLPDEYVEELEQLLDQLPALDIDSVRTVVEERLGAPIGELFSSFSEVPLGAATIAQVHEATTRDGRRVVVKVQRPGLEELIATDIAAMTLLVEMVEALHPRLRALDLPVMVSEFAASLELETDFTREARSIWLSRLALKDIQEVWIPDVLPEYSGRAILTMEYADGDKIYLYASANPEEAPKLIKVLARVLLQTILESGLFHADPHPGNVLVLPDGRLCLIDFGMTGELDEPMRKSLTNLLDAVVRKDTQGATEAYLELAAASEKVNRAALMIDMKSVLQEIHRTELSEVSIGEAFAALLRAGSRHGVHNPGEFFLLTRVFVIMESMMRRLDPKFDFMRAFSEEVERLISQRFTHQQLKERTTRLFHEIDRLVDDAPCDMRRALHRIAEGNLGRVQAPALEALGGRISRNIKRLVGAVVAWSLISGGSILVHAPRDEGWHHRWGEAMVTVGVIGSFWVVFRLVRGDRGRGRNRR, from the coding sequence ATGGGTGGCGTGATTACCGAGAGGAAGACGGGGCTGTTGCGCACCACGCCACGGCTCCTGCAAATCTTGCGCGTGCTCATCCGGCACAAGTTTCTGGGTGCCATTCGCGGGAAGAATCACTTTCCAGAGCCAAAGGAGGTACGGACGACCTTCGAGGAACTGGGGCTCACCTTCCTGAAGCTCGGACAGGTGCTTGCATTGAGACGGGACCTGCTGCCGGACGAGTATGTCGAGGAGTTGGAGCAGCTACTCGACCAGTTGCCGGCGCTCGATATCGACTCGGTTCGGACTGTCGTTGAAGAGCGACTGGGAGCGCCGATAGGGGAGTTATTTTCCTCCTTCAGCGAGGTGCCTCTCGGTGCGGCAACGATCGCACAGGTGCACGAAGCGACGACACGCGACGGGCGGCGCGTGGTGGTGAAGGTGCAGCGCCCCGGGCTGGAAGAACTTATAGCTACCGATATCGCGGCCATGACGCTTCTGGTGGAAATGGTGGAAGCTCTTCACCCGCGCCTACGGGCACTCGACCTACCTGTCATGGTGAGCGAGTTCGCTGCTAGCTTGGAGCTGGAAACAGACTTCACCAGAGAGGCGCGCTCCATATGGCTTTCTCGCCTGGCGCTCAAGGATATCCAGGAGGTATGGATACCTGACGTTTTGCCGGAGTACTCCGGCAGGGCTATCCTTACCATGGAGTACGCCGACGGCGACAAGATCTATCTCTACGCCAGCGCAAATCCGGAGGAAGCGCCGAAGCTCATCAAGGTACTGGCGAGGGTCCTCCTCCAAACGATCTTGGAAAGCGGCCTGTTTCACGCCGACCCACACCCCGGCAACGTGCTCGTCCTGCCAGATGGACGGCTGTGCCTCATAGACTTCGGCATGACGGGGGAACTGGACGAGCCGATGCGAAAGTCGCTGACCAATCTGCTCGATGCAGTTGTCAGAAAAGATACCCAGGGTGCAACCGAAGCCTATCTAGAGCTGGCTGCTGCGAGCGAAAAGGTGAACCGTGCGGCTCTCATGATCGATATGAAGAGTGTACTGCAAGAGATTCACCGGACCGAGCTTTCAGAGGTATCGATTGGGGAGGCATTTGCTGCACTGCTGCGAGCCGGAAGTCGCCACGGAGTCCACAACCCGGGTGAGTTTTTCCTCCTGACACGCGTTTTCGTCATAATGGAATCGATGATGCGCCGACTGGACCCCAAATTCGACTTCATGCGCGCATTCAGTGAGGAAGTCGAACGGCTGATTTCGCAGCGGTTCACCCATCAGCAGCTAAAGGAGAGGACCACAAGGCTTTTCCATGAAATCGATCGCCTCGTAGATGATGCCCCCTGCGATATGCGGCGCGCACTTCATCGCATTGCAGAGGGGAACCTGGGGAGGGTGCAGGCGCCGGCACTGGAGGCGCTCGGTGGTCGAATCAGTCGTAACATCAAGAGGCTGGTCGGCGCAGTCGTCGCCTGGTCATTGATCAGTGGGGGATCGATCCTGGTCCACGCTCCTCGGGATGAGGGGTGGCATCATAGATGGGGGGAAGCCATGGTCACAGTCGGAGTAATCGGCTCTTTTTGGGTCGTCTTCCGTCTTGTGCGCGGCGACCGCGGTCGCGGACGGAACAGGCGTTGA